Proteins co-encoded in one Streptomyces sp. JH34 genomic window:
- a CDS encoding Mrp/NBP35 family ATP-binding protein, with product MATEDAVREALATVNDPEIHRPITELGMVKSVGIDPDGVVAVTVYLTVSGCPMRETITKNVTDAVARVEGVSRVEVTLDVMSDEQRKELAASLRGGTAEREVPFAKPGSLTRVYAVASGKGGVGKSSVTVNLAAAMAADGLKVGVVDADIYGHSVPRMLGADGKPTQVENMIMPPSSHGVKVISIGMFTPGNTPVVWRGPMLHRALQQFLADVYWGDLDVLLLDLPPGTGDIAISVAQLVPNAEILVVTTPQQAAAEVAERAGSIAVQTHQKIVGVVENMSGMPCPHCDEMVDVFGSGGGQRVADGLTRTVGAEVPVLGSIPIDVRLREGGDEGKPVVLSDPDSPAGSALRSIAEKLSGRQRGLSGMSLGLTPRNKF from the coding sequence ATGGCTACGGAAGACGCGGTGCGCGAAGCGCTGGCGACAGTGAACGACCCGGAGATCCACCGGCCGATCACCGAGCTCGGCATGGTGAAGTCGGTCGGGATCGACCCTGACGGTGTGGTCGCTGTCACCGTGTATCTCACGGTCTCCGGCTGCCCCATGCGCGAGACGATCACCAAGAACGTGACCGACGCGGTGGCCCGTGTCGAGGGCGTGTCGCGGGTCGAGGTCACGCTCGACGTGATGAGCGACGAACAGCGCAAGGAGCTCGCCGCGTCGCTGCGCGGCGGCACCGCGGAGCGCGAGGTGCCGTTCGCCAAGCCCGGCTCGCTGACCCGGGTCTACGCGGTGGCGTCCGGCAAGGGCGGCGTCGGCAAGTCCTCGGTGACGGTCAACCTCGCGGCGGCGATGGCCGCCGACGGCCTCAAGGTGGGTGTGGTCGACGCGGACATCTACGGGCACAGCGTGCCCCGGATGCTCGGCGCCGACGGCAAGCCGACCCAGGTCGAGAACATGATCATGCCGCCCTCCTCGCACGGCGTGAAGGTGATCTCCATCGGCATGTTCACCCCGGGCAACACCCCGGTGGTGTGGCGCGGTCCCATGCTCCACCGCGCGCTGCAGCAGTTCCTCGCCGACGTGTACTGGGGCGACCTGGACGTCCTGCTCCTCGACCTGCCGCCGGGCACCGGTGACATCGCGATCTCCGTGGCGCAGCTCGTCCCGAACGCCGAGATCCTGGTCGTCACGACCCCGCAGCAGGCCGCCGCCGAGGTGGCGGAGCGGGCCGGCTCGATCGCCGTGCAGACCCACCAGAAGATCGTCGGTGTCGTCGAGAACATGTCGGGCATGCCGTGCCCGCACTGCGACGAGATGGTCGACGTCTTCGGTTCGGGCGGCGGACAGCGGGTCGCCGACGGGCTGACCAGGACGGTCGGTGCCGAGGTTCCGGTGCTGGGGTCCATCCCGATCGACGTACGGCTGCGCGAGGGCGGCGACGAGGGCAAGCCCGTCGTCCTTTCCGACCCGGACTCCCCCGCGGGCTCCGCGCTGCGCTCCATCGCGGAGAAGCTGAGCGGCCGTCAGCGCGGCCTGTCCGGCATGTCGCTGGGTCTCACCCCGCGCAACAAGTTCTGA
- a CDS encoding sec-independent translocase, with the protein MFNDIGALELLTLVVLAVLVFGPEKLPKVIQDVTRTIRKIREFSDSAKEDIRSELGPQFKDFEFEDLNPKTFVRKQLMDGNDDLGLKEIRESFDLRKEMAEVTDAVNGRESAPAAAAAGAAATPDLLEKSAPDLLEKTTPDPLKKPAQPVRDERPPFDADAT; encoded by the coding sequence GTGTTCAATGACATAGGCGCACTCGAGCTGCTGACGCTCGTGGTTCTCGCCGTGCTCGTATTCGGCCCGGAGAAGCTCCCGAAGGTCATCCAGGACGTCACGCGCACCATCCGCAAGATCCGCGAGTTCTCGGACAGCGCCAAGGAGGACATCCGCTCGGAGCTCGGTCCGCAGTTCAAGGACTTCGAGTTCGAGGACCTCAACCCCAAGACGTTCGTCCGCAAGCAGCTCATGGACGGCAACGACGACCTGGGGCTCAAGGAGATCCGCGAGAGCTTCGACCTGCGCAAGGAGATGGCCGAGGTCACCGACGCGGTGAACGGCCGCGAGAGCGCCCCCGCGGCGGCCGCGGCCGGTGCCGCCGCCACACCCGACCTGCTCGAGAAGTCCGCGCCCGACCTTCTCGAGAAGACCACGCCCGACCCCCTCAAGAAGCCCGCGCAGCCGGTGAGGGACGAGCGCCCGCCCTTCGACGCCGACGCCACCTGA
- a CDS encoding trypsin-like peptidase domain-containing protein, producing the protein MDDGKPSGPKAKWWSRPSAGRDRPAGPEGEPAATHSAAVPAPDTVVGAHTDPGGPPGPLRGERTLPTTADGDYTPAPPATAPAPPVADQDTPVPAAPVPSVTEPHRTQPLHAPDEYSTPPYGGPGPWAPAPPVQRPVPTPAHGTPVPPPYAGTNGHGAAAASAPAPAQDGQGHHAEAWAPPPPQHTVPQQHPVPQTSQQTSQWLRYDPWGAPQQPLSHPGPGHQGTDSARPRRARRGTVLVGAVLLALLAGGIGGGIGAYVERNGGLTTVELPQSGRGAGGRAPDSVAGIAASALPSVVTLHVNGSAESGTGTGFVLDDKGHILTNNHVVAPAGSNGDITVTFSGGESAAAEIVGKDSGYDLAVVKVTGVSGLTPLPLGNSDNVRVGDPVVAIGAPFDLSNTVTSGIISAKERPITAGGEKGDGTDVSYVDALQTDAPINPGNSGGPLVDAEARVIGINSAIRAADSGTGLDGGQSGSIGLGFAIPINQGKRVAEELINTGKATHPVIGVTLDMEFTGDGAKVGGEAGDGAAVTEGGPAAEAGIRSGDIITEVEGQRVHSGEELIVKIRAHRPGDRLRLVLERGGKDLSMTLTLGSASGT; encoded by the coding sequence ATGGACGACGGGAAGCCCAGCGGGCCGAAGGCGAAGTGGTGGAGCCGCCCCTCAGCGGGACGGGACCGTCCGGCCGGGCCGGAGGGCGAGCCGGCCGCCACCCACTCCGCTGCCGTGCCCGCCCCGGACACGGTGGTGGGGGCGCATACCGACCCCGGCGGGCCCCCCGGGCCCCTGCGCGGGGAGCGCACCCTGCCGACGACAGCGGACGGCGACTACACGCCCGCACCGCCGGCCACCGCACCGGCGCCGCCCGTCGCCGACCAGGACACACCGGTGCCGGCCGCGCCCGTGCCGTCCGTCACCGAACCGCACCGTACGCAGCCGCTGCACGCGCCCGACGAGTACAGCACCCCTCCCTACGGAGGCCCGGGACCGTGGGCGCCCGCACCGCCCGTGCAGCGCCCGGTGCCGACTCCCGCCCACGGGACGCCCGTGCCGCCGCCGTACGCGGGCACGAACGGCCACGGTGCGGCCGCCGCCTCCGCACCCGCTCCGGCACAGGACGGCCAGGGGCACCACGCGGAGGCCTGGGCGCCGCCGCCCCCGCAGCACACCGTGCCGCAGCAGCACCCGGTCCCCCAGACCTCCCAGCAGACCTCCCAGTGGCTGCGTTACGACCCGTGGGGGGCGCCCCAGCAGCCGCTGAGCCACCCCGGGCCCGGCCACCAGGGCACGGACAGCGCACGGCCGCGCAGGGCCCGCCGGGGAACGGTCCTCGTCGGAGCGGTGCTGCTCGCCCTCCTCGCAGGCGGGATCGGCGGCGGGATAGGCGCCTACGTCGAGCGCAACGGCGGTCTGACCACGGTCGAACTGCCGCAGTCCGGCCGGGGCGCCGGCGGGCGGGCACCCGACAGCGTCGCCGGTATCGCCGCCAGCGCACTGCCCAGCGTGGTCACCCTGCACGTCAACGGCTCCGCCGAGTCCGGTACGGGCACCGGCTTCGTCCTCGACGACAAGGGCCACATCCTCACGAACAACCACGTGGTCGCCCCGGCGGGCTCGAACGGCGACATCACCGTCACCTTCAGCGGCGGGGAGAGCGCGGCGGCCGAGATCGTCGGCAAGGACAGCGGCTACGACCTGGCCGTCGTCAAGGTGACCGGCGTCTCCGGCCTCACACCGCTTCCCCTCGGCAACTCCGACAACGTGCGGGTGGGCGACCCGGTGGTGGCGATCGGCGCGCCCTTCGACCTGTCCAACACGGTCACCTCCGGCATCATCAGCGCCAAGGAGCGTCCCATCACCGCGGGCGGCGAGAAGGGCGACGGCACCGACGTCAGTTACGTCGACGCCCTGCAGACCGACGCCCCGATCAACCCGGGAAACTCCGGCGGCCCCCTGGTCGACGCCGAGGCCCGCGTCATCGGCATCAACAGCGCCATCCGCGCCGCCGACAGCGGAACCGGCCTCGACGGCGGCCAGTCCGGTTCCATCGGCCTGGGCTTCGCGATACCGATCAACCAGGGCAAGCGGGTCGCCGAGGAGCTGATCAACACCGGTAAGGCCACCCACCCCGTGATCGGCGTCACGCTCGACATGGAGTTCACCGGGGACGGGGCCAAGGTCGGCGGCGAGGCGGGCGACGGTGCCGCGGTGACCGAGGGGGGTCCGGCCGCCGAGGCGGGCATCCGGTCGGGCGACATCATCACCGAGGTGGAGGGCCAGCGCGTGCACAGCGGTGAGGAACTGATCGTCAAGATCCGCGCCCACCGGCCCGGCGACCGGCTCCGTCTCGTCCTGGAACGCGGTGGCAAGGACCTGTCCATGACGTTGACCCTGGGCTCCGCGAGCGGTACCTGA
- a CDS encoding zf-HC2 domain-containing protein gives MSGTGATPAEQHLGDRLAALVDGELKHDARERVLAHLATCARCKAEADSQRRLKSAFATSAAPSPSEGFLARLQGLPGGGGEGPGGGPRFGEGVFPVLQSGGPADQARSPLDGFGYLPTAHGSTSVLPGGPSGSGFRVHDVARDAERSPWRARRFAFVAASAVSLAAIALGGSLPLDYGPEPPLSAEGAGSNATPLAADDRTGGATAAASRSGGGALAFGEDASARPSAAPSSSARPASASAPTLLSTSVLTGGTFVFPVLNVAVPPLIRPTDAGPLYSAAVGGGEDPKPSATPSAPLLHDRAMPLTPLR, from the coding sequence GTGAGTGGCACAGGTGCGACCCCGGCCGAACAGCATCTGGGGGACCGGCTCGCCGCGCTCGTCGACGGCGAGCTCAAACACGATGCCCGGGAGCGGGTCCTGGCCCACCTGGCGACCTGCGCCCGGTGCAAGGCCGAGGCCGACTCCCAGCGGCGGCTGAAGAGCGCCTTCGCGACATCGGCGGCCCCTTCGCCCTCGGAGGGCTTCCTCGCCCGTCTGCAGGGGCTTCCCGGCGGTGGCGGTGAGGGCCCGGGCGGCGGCCCGCGCTTCGGGGAGGGGGTCTTCCCCGTTCTGCAGTCCGGCGGGCCGGCCGACCAGGCGCGCTCTCCGCTGGACGGCTTCGGATACCTTCCCACCGCTCACGGCTCGACCTCCGTGCTGCCCGGCGGCCCCTCCGGTTCCGGCTTCCGCGTCCATGACGTGGCCCGGGACGCCGAGCGTTCGCCCTGGCGCGCGAGGCGCTTCGCGTTCGTCGCGGCCAGCGCCGTCTCGCTCGCGGCCATCGCACTCGGAGGCTCGCTTCCGCTCGACTACGGCCCCGAGCCGCCGCTCAGTGCCGAGGGCGCGGGCAGCAACGCCACCCCGCTCGCCGCCGACGACCGCACGGGCGGTGCCACCGCGGCCGCCAGCCGCAGTGGTGGCGGTGCCCTCGCCTTCGGAGAGGACGCGAGCGCCCGGCCGAGTGCCGCGCCGTCCTCGTCCGCCCGGCCCGCGTCCGCCTCCGCGCCCACACTGCTGAGCACCTCGGTGCTCACCGGGGGCACCTTCGTCTTCCCGGTGCTCAACGTGGCCGTGCCGCCGCTGATACGCCCGACGGACGCCGGCCCGCTGTACTCGGCCGCGGTCGGCGGGGGAGAGGACCCGAAGCCGTCGGCGACGCCCTCCGCCCCGCTGCTGCACGACCGCGCGATGCCGCTCACCCCGCTGCGCTGA
- the sigE gene encoding RNA polymerase sigma factor SigE, which produces MVGAPLDTTRADRGGAAAPVDRRGALRRLLGSAGEPKSVTDTADRSSNASAPTATFASDADSQAWTPPSWEEIVSTHSARVYRLAYRLTGNQHDAEDLTQEVFVRVFRSLSTYTPGTFEGWLHRITTNLFLDMVRRKQRIRFDSLGDDAAERLPSREPSPQQVFNDTHFDADVQQALDTLAPEFRAAVVLCDIEGLSYEEIAATLGVKLGTVRSRIHRGRSHLRKALQHRSPEARAEQRSLADAVLAGEGGTA; this is translated from the coding sequence TCGGAGAGGCGCGCTGCGGCGGCTTCTCGGGTCGGCGGGTGAGCCGAAATCCGTGACCGACACCGCTGACCGTTCTTCCAACGCTTCCGCACCGACCGCGACCTTCGCCTCAGATGCGGATTCCCAGGCGTGGACCCCGCCCTCATGGGAAGAGATCGTCAGCACGCACAGCGCCCGTGTGTACCGTCTCGCGTACCGGCTGACGGGTAACCAGCACGACGCCGAGGACCTCACCCAGGAGGTCTTCGTCCGGGTGTTCCGGTCGCTGTCGACCTACACACCCGGCACTTTCGAGGGCTGGCTGCACAGGATCACGACGAATCTCTTCCTGGACATGGTCCGCCGCAAGCAGCGGATCCGTTTCGACTCCCTCGGCGACGACGCGGCCGAGCGACTGCCGAGCCGTGAGCCGTCCCCGCAGCAGGTCTTCAACGACACGCACTTCGACGCGGACGTCCAGCAGGCGCTGGACACGCTCGCGCCCGAATTCCGTGCCGCGGTGGTGCTCTGCGACATCGAGGGCCTCTCGTACGAGGAGATCGCCGCCACGCTCGGCGTCAAGCTCGGGACCGTGCGCAGCCGCATCCACCGCGGTCGGTCGCACCTGCGCAAGGCGCTCCAGCACCGTTCGCCCGAGGCCCGCGCCGAGCAGCGTTCCCTCGCGGACGCTGTCCTCGCGGGGGAGGGCGGGACGGCGTGA